In Anaerobaca lacustris, the sequence GGAAGATCGCTGCGGAACGACCAGACCATGCCGATCATCGTCGCGGCCACCGAGACGAGAACCGCCGAGAACATGACCAGCCACAGACGCTTGCTTAGCAGCAAGGCGGCTGAGGGCGTGACCACAAGATAGCAGAACACCAGCAGGGCGCCGGCGACCTTCGATGCCGCCGAGACCGCCACGCCCAGCGAGAAGAAGAACAGAAGCTCCCAGATCATCACCCGAACGCCCATCACCCGCGCCGCCTCTCGGTCCAGGAACGTGTAGAGACTCGGACGAATGAACACCAGCAGATAGATCAGGACGGGCACCAGGGTGACCAGGATGATCGCCAGATCGGTTCGGTCAGTCAGAATCAGATCGCCATAAAGAAGGCTTTGCACCTCGTGGAGGCCGAAGCCGCTGCGGGCCACCAGCAGGACGCTCAGGCTCGATGCCAGAACGAAGATAATGCCCAGGACGGCGTCGCGGGGCAGACGCTGCCGCTCGAAGGGATAGGCCAGGATGGCCACCGTGGCCAGGGTGACCACAGTCGCGCCGAGGAAGGGATGGATGTGGAACATGATCGCGGCCGCCACGCCCAGGGCCGCGGCCTCCGACAGGGCGATGCCGATGAACACCACGCGTTTGAGGATCACGAAGACCCCCAGCAGTGAGCAGACCGTCGCGATAAGG encodes:
- a CDS encoding metal ABC transporter permease, encoding MIDSVRSLLTVFPYAIAAGFLIATVCSLLGVFVILKRVVFIGIALSEAAALGVAAAIMFHIHPFLGATVVTLATVAILAYPFERQRLPRDAVLGIIFVLASSLSVLLVARSGFGLHEVQSLLYGDLILTDRTDLAIILVTLVPVLIYLLVFIRPSLYTFLDREAARVMGVRVMIWELLFFFSLGVAVSAASKVAGALLVFCYLVVTPSAALLLSKRLWLVMFSAVLVSVAATMIGMVWSFRSDLPTNQAVAAVACGLFAAVLVLVGIRRLLVRRVPAESIRLAGS